One window of Vespula pensylvanica isolate Volc-1 chromosome 15, ASM1446617v1, whole genome shotgun sequence genomic DNA carries:
- the LOC122634675 gene encoding uncharacterized protein LOC122634675 yields the protein MGKLEKDIALLNRNNKKKIGEYKKQEIKPKRKKRKKDLEKLHRNALEASKDSLIGIYRNGAKGKEVRKGKLPPSKFYKARVQGEVAKFLDQDTSERSEDVLELSPNTVRVNCSKKEKLFERIVSSDEEIQCQKRISKSQLTGSRKFSWSAMYRYEEFCAIICSENFDDHDTMILPDLPDPILKVKENLKHMHTDAMRQHFSRPDVNINDYFDDLKNENTLKSSIDENDSKNVSNIQSESYISSDHSESLTADVVEDSHFEMSPKFSREVEDKMQSNNILFSVPKKPSKEIKKINVDHLSNFHLPSELFDRPISTVTSSTDDENKKEINCQRCAKRNLNNVKRNMKFGGDDEFLVKNNKKYIYRHTENTDTKDTEDREDDNLMFISKSPKANIPGDHCIETQKFIEDFVKDRTRRHRIRESNNIHEEDVCTNLNDRAMAWKATKNLKHVPAILRRSVCEPTNITDLTHLLNGKRNGAYFKEPSKRNVDFNLNICSSLSSNDNSIIKTQFVKTNKCLESRRCTMPLKKQSSMHQTVDFCIPVEMNIKKNKNKSNLNKDVKKSTQLRKSHKSVTFSEGILLNDDGSMQSRYSQNHDATQPTSVHRTTDTNHSKHCQILRQEIQNDNQSLLLKSTKPDRIYQPEVTFINPSQCDKYTTTQNCQDNNESKPIYFQIINQSMKPCTEQKIFNQGLISKPNNLTAYEQTLSSQSMIQQSTVPVTSQNVQFMFRENDPHVYAFSELQNLKLLTLNESQNMYVSSLNSVHEQKRGNECAIIPNVDQPTKYLAIEKDLNTQRIPIYFHNNDKSISQQYMPCKVITAVEKQNNDKVFFHEPTSQVILLQGNHLNDRNRQFVD from the exons TTAATCGGGATTTACAGAAACGGAGCAAAAGgcaaagaagtaagaaaag GTAAATTACCTCCgagtaaattttataaagcaCGAGTACAAGGAGAAGTTGCGAAATTTTTAGATCAAGACACATCGGAAAGATCCGAAGATGTACTCGA actCTCACCTAATACCGTACGAGTCAATtgtagtaaaaaagaaaaactgttcGAAAGAATCGTCTCATCGGACGAAGAAATACAATgtcaaaaaagaatttcgaaaagTCAGTTGACAGGttcgagaaaattttcatgGTCCGCGATGTATCGGTACGAAGAATTCTGTGCGATTATTTGTTCGGAAAATTTCGACGATCACGATACGATGATCCTTCCAGATTTGCCAG ATCCAATTCTAAAAGTTAAGGAAAATCTTAAACATATGCATACGGATGCTATGAGACAACATTTTTCACGACCGGACGttaatattaacgattattttgatgatttaaaaaatgaaaatacgttgaaatcttcgatcgatgaaaacgaTAGTAAAAACGTTTCGAACATACAATCAGAATCTTATATATCTTCTGATCATTCGGAATCATTAACAGCGGACGTTGTTGAGGATTCGCATTTTGAAATGTCGCCAAAATTTAGTCGCGAAGTCGAAGATAAAATGcaatcaaataatattctattttctgtACCGAAAAAACCGtctaaagaaattaagaagatAAATGTTGATCATTTATCTAATTTCCATTTGCCATCTGAACTGTTTGATCGACCTATTTCTACGGTTACTTCTTCAACGgatgatgaaaataaaaaagaaatcaattgtCAAAGATGTGCGAAACGTAATCTCAATAATGTCAAACGTAATATGAAGTTTGGAGGTGACGATGAATTTctagttaaaaataataaaaagtatatatatagacacacggAAAATACCGATACGAAAGATACAGAGGATAGAGAAGACGATAATTTGATGTTTATCAGCAAATCTCCTAAAGCAAATATACCGGGAGATCATTGTATAGAGACACAAAAATTCATTGAAGATTTTGTAAAAGATCGTACAAGAAGACACAGGATACGGGAATCTAACAATATACATGAGGAAGATGTATGTACGAATCTAAATGATCGTGCAATGGCATGGAAAGCTACTAAAAATTTGAAACACGTACCAGCAATTCTTCGAAGATCCGTTTGTGAACCTACAAATATAACCGACCTTACTCATCTTTTGAATGGTAAACGTAACGGCGCATATTTTAAAGAACcatcgaaaagaaatgttgACTTCAACCTAAACATTTGTTCATCGTTATCTTCGAatgataattcgataattaaaactCAATTTGTTAAGACAAATAAATGTCTTGAGAGTCGACGTTGTACAATGCCATTAAAAAAACAATCTTCTATGCATCAGACGGTAGACTTTTGTATACCCGttgaaatgaatataaaaaaaaataagaataaatcgaATCTGAATAAAGATGTGAAAAAATCTACGCAACTTCGCAAATCACATAAATCCGTGACATTTTCAGAAGGTATATTACTCAACGACGATGGATCGATGCAATCGCGTTATTCTCAAAATCACGATGCTACGCAACCTACGAGTGTTCATCGAACAACAGATACCAACCATTCTAAACATTGTCAAATTTTAAGACAGGAAATACAAAACGATAATCAATCTCTATTATTGAAGTCGACGAAACCTGATCGCATATACCAGCCCGAAGTAACATTTATAAACCCGTCACAATGCGACAAATACACTACGACACAAAATTGTCAAGATAACAATGAGAGTAAacctatttattttcaaattataaatcaatcgaTGAAACCGTGTaccgaacaaaaaatatttaatcaaggATTAATATCAAAACCTAATAATTTAACGGCGTATGAACAAACGTTATCTAGTCAATCTATGATACAACAATCTACTGTTCCTGTTACGTCGCAGAATGTTCAATTTATGTTCCGTGAAAATGATCCACACGTCTATGCTTTTAGCGAACTACAGAatcttaaattattaacattaaacgAGTCTCAAAACATGTATGTCAGTTCCCTAAATTCTGTACACGAACAAAAACGAGGTAATGAGTGTGCAATAATCCCAAATGTTGATCAACCAACGAAATACTTGGCCATTGAAAAAGATCTAAACACACAGAGAATcccgatttattttcataataacgataaatctaTTAGTCAACAATATATGCCTTGCAAAGTAATTACGGCTGTAGAGAAGcaaaataacgataaagtGTTCTTCCACGAACCTACCTCACAAGTTATACTTTTACAGGGAAATCATTTAAATGATAGAAATCGTCAATTtgttgattaa